One genomic segment of Helianthus annuus cultivar XRQ/B chromosome 14, HanXRQr2.0-SUNRISE, whole genome shotgun sequence includes these proteins:
- the LOC110908235 gene encoding stemmadenine O-acetyltransferase — MKFLFSAHKATQRYLNSQGYRLHGGYRRRFFHASNPIGLSKSYQMRSSSLYTGHQCYSTSTIQDAADSSNRLPNSNKIENYINNVDLEIISTETVKPSSPTPHHRRTFNFSIIDQVMYDVYMPSIFFFPNTDDKASVTDVVTKRLKHLKESLSETLTRFYPLAGKIMDNLHIECNDEGIYYREARVNQTLEDFIHHADDERVRELMPDKPYTAESSIGNYVIGIQVNIFTCGGIGLSSSASHKIFDGQSFSTFMKAWTTTARGSPKIISPSFVASKIFPSNPCFNFPLSPKLLATKMLRTKRFVFNSTALAMLKAQLVASASSTHPPTRTEATSVVIWKAAAKAASKVRPFGPQSPHALLSLVNIRQRASPPLPKESIGNLIATAGVICFPHGQLDLPTMMGDLRESITRIDSDHIESQKGVKGHETFIEVLQRLNQLMDVTAEGNCLAATSLLNSGMYDLDFGWGKPIWFYVMNPRVSKTVALNETLKDGGVEAIVTLSPDEMEILERDSELLSYATVNPSPLRFVH; from the exons ATGAAGTTTTTGTTCTCAGCTCACAAAGCTACCCAACGTTACCTCAATTCGCAAGGATATCGTCTTCATGGAGGCTATCGTCGGCGATTTTTCCATGCTTCGAACCCCATTGGGTTGTCAAAATCCTATCAAATGCGGTCTTCATCCTTATATACTGGCCATCAGTGTTACAGCACCTCGACAATCCAAGATGCGGCTGATTCCTCGAATAG GTTGCCAAATAGTAACAAGATTGAAAACTATATTAACAATGTAGATCTTGAAATCATTTCAACAGAAACTGTCAAACCATCATCTCCGACTCCCCATCATCGAAGAACCTTCAACTTCTCTATTATAGACCAAGTAATGTACGATGTCTACATGCCTTCAATCTTCTTTTTTCCTAATACCGACGACAAGGCTAGTGTTACGGATGTTGTAACCAAAAGATTAAAACATCTTAAGGAGTCTTTGTCCGAGACTCTAACAAGATTCTATCCTCTTGCTGGTAAAATTATGGACAACTTGCATATTGAGTGTAACGATGAAGGAATCTATTATAGGGAAGCTAGAGTCAACCAAACACTTGAAGATTTTATACATCATGCAGACGATGAAAGAGTGAGAGAGTTGATGCCTGATAAACCTTACACCGCCGAATCTTCAATAGGGAATTATGTTATTGGGATTCAG GTGAATATCTTCACATGTGGTGGGATTGGGCTTTCCTCGAGTGCGTCACACAAGATATTTGATGGACAAAGTTTTAGTACGTTCATGAAAGCATGGACAACAACGGCTAGAGGTTCACCGAAAATAATTTCACCAAGTTTTGTTGCTTCCAAGATCTTTCCTAGCAATCCATGCTTCAATTTCCCATTGTCTCCCAAGTTATTGGCCACCAAAATGCTTAGAACAAAACGCTTTGTGTTCAATTCTACGGCTTTGGCTATGCTCAAGGCACAACTAGTAGCAAGCGCGAGCTCAACACATCCACCAACTCGCACGGAGGCCACATCTGTTGTAATTTGGAAGGCTGCTGCCAAAGCGGCATCAAAAGTAAGACCATTTGGTCCACAATCACCTCATGCTTTATTGTCATTAGTGAATATACGGCAAAGGGCATCACCACCTTTGCCCAAAGAATCCATTGGAAACCTTATTGCGACGGCCGGTGTAATATGTTTTCCTCATGGTCAACTTGATTTGCCAACCATGATGGGTGATTTAAGAGAATCAATAACAAGAATAGACTCCGATCACATTGAGTCCCAGAAGGGGGTAAAGGGACATGAGACATTCATTGAGGTATTGCAGAGATTGAACCAACTGATGGATGTGACCGCCGAAGGAAACTGCTTGGCGGCTACAAGCTTGTTGAACAGTGGAATGTATGACTTAGATTTCGGATGGGGAAAGCCAATTTGGTTTTATGTTATGAATCCTAGAGTTTCCAAGACTGTGGCGTTGAATGAAACGCTGAAGGATGGCGGTGTTGAAGCGATAGTCACATTGAGTCCAGATGAAATGGAGATACTCGAACGTGATTCAGAGCTTCTGTCCTATGCCACAGTCAACCCAAGCCCTCTTCGATTTGTTCATTAA